One Kallotenue papyrolyticum genomic window carries:
- a CDS encoding site-2 protease family protein yields the protein MGGSIYLFRIAGIELRMHITFPLILIWAALSFGWLRGQGLEGALFGVVVTVLLFVIVVLHELGHALTARRFGVPTKQIMLLPIGGVAQLQRMPERPLAELLIAIAGPLVNFVLAGILYLAGVSAGIGLQDAARALLGLRGFTAEAVFGYVFMANLFLGVFNLLPAFPMDGGRVLRALLATVMPYTRATQIAVFIGQGMAWLFGLWGFLGGGFFLILIAIFIFIGASQEGQLVQVRSVLQDVRVGHAFSRQVQAVRVDEPLQRAIDLTLASFQADFPVIDATSRVVGLLTAGDVVRALTEHSREVPIGRVMRTEFLTATPDDDLFEVHQRMIEANQDAIPVVQGGAFLGMLTLRDLNEIYRLLQINPEIVQQRRARIAEALRG from the coding sequence GTGGGCGGATCGATCTACCTTTTCCGCATCGCCGGCATCGAGCTGCGCATGCACATCACCTTCCCGCTGATCCTGATCTGGGCCGCGCTCAGCTTCGGCTGGCTGCGCGGCCAGGGGCTGGAGGGCGCACTGTTCGGCGTGGTGGTGACCGTGCTGCTGTTCGTAATCGTCGTGCTGCACGAGCTAGGCCATGCGCTGACGGCGCGGCGCTTCGGCGTGCCCACCAAGCAGATCATGCTGCTGCCGATCGGCGGTGTGGCGCAGCTGCAGCGCATGCCCGAACGTCCGCTGGCCGAGCTGCTGATCGCCATTGCCGGTCCGCTGGTCAACTTCGTGCTGGCGGGCATCCTCTACCTGGCGGGCGTGAGCGCCGGCATCGGCCTGCAGGATGCCGCGCGCGCGCTGTTGGGGCTGCGCGGCTTCACCGCCGAGGCCGTGTTTGGCTATGTGTTCATGGCCAACCTGTTTCTGGGCGTCTTCAACCTCTTACCGGCCTTTCCCATGGACGGCGGGCGTGTCCTGCGCGCGCTGCTGGCGACGGTCATGCCCTATACCCGCGCCACGCAGATCGCCGTGTTTATCGGGCAGGGCATGGCCTGGCTCTTCGGGCTGTGGGGCTTTCTCGGCGGCGGCTTCTTTCTGATCCTGATCGCTATCTTTATCTTCATCGGCGCCAGCCAGGAGGGCCAACTGGTCCAGGTGCGCAGCGTGCTGCAGGATGTGCGCGTCGGGCACGCCTTTTCGCGCCAGGTGCAGGCTGTGCGCGTTGACGAGCCGCTGCAGCGCGCCATTGATCTAACGCTGGCCAGCTTCCAGGCTGATTTTCCGGTGATCGACGCCACCAGCCGCGTGGTGGGGCTGCTGACCGCCGGCGATGTGGTGCGCGCGCTGACCGAACACAGCCGCGAAGTGCCGATCGGCCGCGTGATGCGCACCGAGTTTCTGACGGCCACGCCCGATGATGATCTCTTCGAGGTGCACCAACGCATGATCGAGGCCAACCAGGACGCCATTCCGGTGGTGCAGGGCGGTGCCTTCCTGGGCATGCTCACGCTGCGCGATCTGAACGAGATCTACCGCCTGTTGCAAATCAATCCCGAGATCGTCCAGCAGCGGCGGGCGCGCATCGCCGAAGCGCTGCGCGGCTGA
- a CDS encoding 2-oxoacid:acceptor oxidoreductase subunit alpha, producing the protein MSSVAEAAPAVSLDHERDPVNDFAIVVATVNGSGSQTANLTLIRAIFKMGIPVNGKNLFPSNISGLPTWYTIRISKDGYIARREGTEILVAFNQQTAAADLAALPAGGVCFYNADLKFERTREDVTYYPLPVKQMVNDLGVDPKLRDRVANMVYVGALAELLGIDLAAIREALSYNLSGKQKAVDLNYQVVLAAAEYTRAHLPKQDPYRLEPMDKTAGLILIDGNTAAAIGALVGGMTVAAWYPITPATSLADALSEYGPKLRQDPDTGRPTYAIVQAEDEIAAIGMCVGAGWMGARAMTSTSGPGISLMTEFVGYAYFAEIPLVIWDIMRMGPSTGLPTRTSQGDVLKAYYLGHGDVRNLCLLPGSVKECFEFGQTAFDLAERFQQPVFVLSDLDLGMNLWMTEPFQFPERPLDRGKILTEADLRRNPDWGRYRDVDGDGIPYRTLPGTDHPAAAYFTRGSGHNENAGYTERPDDWLKNMERLARKHETARQWMPKPIIDRRATPVAIIGYGSSDAAIQEARDRLRRRAGLETSYMRLRALPLGQEVAEFIAAHERIYVVELNSDGQMHKLLQLHTPEHAARLISIAYSDGLPLTARLVAERIYQREH; encoded by the coding sequence ATGAGCAGCGTTGCTGAAGCTGCCCCAGCGGTCAGCCTCGACCACGAGCGCGATCCGGTCAACGATTTCGCGATCGTGGTGGCGACGGTCAACGGCTCGGGCAGCCAGACGGCTAATCTGACACTGATTCGCGCCATCTTCAAGATGGGCATTCCGGTCAACGGCAAAAACCTGTTTCCTTCCAACATCTCCGGCCTGCCGACCTGGTACACCATCCGCATCAGCAAGGACGGCTACATTGCGCGGCGCGAAGGCACCGAGATCCTGGTGGCCTTCAACCAGCAGACGGCCGCTGCCGATCTGGCGGCGCTGCCCGCCGGCGGTGTGTGCTTCTACAACGCCGACCTCAAGTTCGAGCGCACGCGCGAGGATGTGACCTACTATCCGCTGCCGGTCAAGCAGATGGTCAATGATCTAGGTGTCGATCCCAAATTGCGCGACCGCGTCGCCAACATGGTCTATGTCGGCGCGCTGGCCGAGCTGCTGGGCATCGATCTGGCGGCGATCCGCGAAGCGTTGAGCTACAATCTGAGCGGCAAGCAGAAAGCGGTCGATCTCAACTACCAGGTGGTGCTGGCCGCCGCCGAATACACGCGCGCCCACCTGCCCAAGCAGGATCCCTACCGCCTGGAGCCGATGGACAAGACCGCCGGCCTGATCCTGATCGATGGCAACACCGCCGCGGCGATCGGTGCGCTGGTGGGCGGCATGACCGTGGCGGCCTGGTATCCGATCACCCCGGCGACCAGCCTGGCTGATGCACTGAGCGAATACGGGCCCAAGCTGCGCCAGGATCCCGACACCGGCCGCCCGACCTACGCTATCGTGCAGGCCGAGGACGAGATCGCGGCGATCGGCATGTGCGTCGGCGCGGGCTGGATGGGCGCGCGCGCCATGACCTCAACCTCCGGACCGGGCATCTCGCTGATGACCGAATTCGTGGGCTATGCCTACTTCGCCGAGATTCCGCTGGTGATCTGGGACATCATGCGCATGGGGCCGAGCACCGGCCTGCCGACGCGTACCTCGCAGGGCGATGTGCTCAAAGCCTACTACCTAGGCCACGGCGATGTGCGCAACCTGTGCCTGCTGCCCGGCTCGGTCAAGGAGTGCTTCGAGTTCGGGCAGACCGCCTTTGACCTGGCCGAGCGCTTCCAGCAGCCGGTCTTTGTGCTCAGCGATCTGGACCTGGGCATGAACCTGTGGATGACCGAGCCCTTCCAGTTCCCTGAGCGCCCGCTCGACCGCGGCAAAATCCTGACCGAAGCGGATCTGCGCCGCAATCCCGACTGGGGCCGCTACCGCGATGTGGATGGCGACGGCATTCCCTACCGCACGCTGCCGGGCACCGACCATCCGGCGGCGGCCTACTTCACGCGCGGGTCGGGCCACAACGAAAACGCCGGCTACACCGAGCGGCCCGACGACTGGCTCAAGAACATGGAGCGCCTGGCGCGCAAACACGAGACCGCGCGCCAGTGGATGCCCAAGCCGATCATCGACCGGCGCGCCACGCCGGTGGCGATCATCGGCTACGGCTCCAGCGACGCGGCGATCCAGGAGGCGCGCGACCGCCTGCGCCGGCGCGCGGGCCTGGAAACCAGCTACATGCGCCTGCGCGCGCTGCCGCTGGGCCAGGAGGTGGCCGAGTTCATCGCCGCGCACGAACGGATCTATGTTGTCGAGCTGAACAGCGACGGCCAGATGCACAAGCTCTTGCAACTGCACACGCCCGAGCATGCCGCGCGACTGATCTCGATCGCCTACAGCGACGGCCTGCCGTTGACGGCGCGGTTGGTTGCGGAACGAATCTACCAACGGGAGCACTGA
- the cbiR gene encoding cobamide remodeling phosphodiesterase CbiR — translation MSLQLEVLLPSGGAAADIVQHGADIDLARLVATLQAHGFDPIELSADLALFVPHVFAPATIERLAALQHETGLRYTVHLPLWSVEPSSPQPHVRQGALQALIDAVRVTWPLRPEVYVLHATGALAAEFFRMRLPDPLKAVLLDRFQRAAAASIEALLQATGIPSRALAVETIEFPLERTLALAEAYDLSICLDTGHLLAGFSGTTDLWDALERCLPRLAEVHLHDAPRAPSAAEPGYGSDHRPLGSGDLDVGRLLDRLAAAGFSGPLVFELGLADARRSLEHIRRLRPALLPSR, via the coding sequence ATGTCCTTGCAACTGGAAGTGCTGCTGCCGTCCGGCGGCGCTGCGGCGGACATCGTGCAGCACGGCGCCGACATCGATCTGGCGCGGCTGGTCGCCACGCTGCAGGCGCATGGCTTCGATCCGATCGAGCTGAGCGCCGATCTGGCGCTGTTTGTGCCCCACGTCTTCGCGCCCGCCACCATCGAGCGCCTAGCGGCGCTCCAGCACGAGACGGGCCTGCGCTACACCGTGCACCTGCCGCTGTGGTCGGTCGAGCCGTCCAGCCCGCAGCCGCACGTACGCCAGGGCGCACTCCAGGCACTGATCGACGCCGTACGCGTCACCTGGCCGTTGCGCCCGGAGGTGTACGTGTTGCACGCCACCGGCGCGCTGGCCGCCGAGTTCTTTCGCATGCGGCTGCCAGACCCGCTCAAAGCCGTGCTGCTGGATCGCTTTCAACGCGCCGCCGCGGCCAGCATCGAGGCGCTGTTGCAGGCGACGGGCATCCCCTCGCGCGCGCTGGCAGTCGAAACGATCGAGTTTCCGCTGGAGCGTACCCTGGCGCTGGCCGAAGCGTACGATCTGTCGATCTGCCTGGATACCGGCCATCTGCTGGCCGGCTTCAGCGGCACCACCGACCTGTGGGACGCGCTGGAGCGCTGCCTGCCGCGGCTGGCCGAGGTCCACCTGCACGACGCGCCGCGCGCGCCATCGGCTGCCGAGCCCGGCTATGGCAGCGACCACCGCCCGCTGGGCAGCGGCGACCTGGATGTTGGCCGTCTGCTGGATCGCCTGGCGGCTGCCGGCTTCAGCGGACCGCTGGTGTTTGAGCTGGGGCTGGCCGATGCCCGCCGTTCGCTGGAGCATATCCGCCGCCTCCGTCCCGCGCTGCTGCCGTCCCGCTGA
- a CDS encoding glucose-1-phosphate adenylyltransferase family protein, with protein sequence MLAGGAGSRMRILTDLRAKPALPYAGSYRLIDVPLSNCVHSGISDVWVIEQFQPHSLNDHLLNGRPWDLDRTMGGLRILPPYQGTDESGWHRGNADALYRNARFIREFAPDLVLTLSADHVYKLDYRQVIDAHRTGGAGLTVVTTRMPRAEASRFGVVTVAEDGRITAFAYKPDQPPSEIVTTAIFLYDTQLLLETLERLAREDDAQGLKDFGDGLLPRLVADGQARAFALAGYWRDLGTLPAYWQAHMDLLAPQPPIVLDDPAWPLRTATPPRLPARIAASARIADSLIAPGCEIRGQVTRSVLAPGVVVAQGATIHEAIVLRDAVIEAEAHIARAIIDSEACIGRGARIGAASAAPQPLDEAQLALVGRRAQVPAGMTVAAGHAVAPDTPAERFRAAPFADSRPD encoded by the coding sequence GTGCTGGCCGGCGGCGCAGGCAGCCGCATGCGCATCCTGACCGATCTGCGCGCCAAGCCGGCGCTGCCCTATGCCGGCAGCTACCGCCTGATCGACGTGCCGCTCAGCAACTGCGTGCACAGCGGCATCAGCGACGTGTGGGTGATCGAACAGTTTCAGCCGCACTCGCTCAACGATCACCTGCTGAACGGACGACCCTGGGACCTAGACCGCACCATGGGCGGGCTGCGCATTCTACCGCCCTACCAGGGCACCGACGAGAGCGGCTGGCATCGCGGCAATGCCGATGCGCTCTACCGCAACGCGCGCTTTATCCGCGAGTTCGCGCCCGATCTGGTCCTGACGCTCAGCGCCGACCATGTGTATAAACTTGATTATCGGCAAGTGATCGATGCGCATCGCACCGGCGGCGCGGGGCTGACCGTCGTCACCACGCGTATGCCGCGCGCCGAGGCCAGCCGTTTTGGCGTCGTCACAGTCGCAGAGGATGGCCGCATCACGGCCTTTGCCTACAAGCCCGATCAGCCACCCAGCGAGATCGTCACCACCGCGATCTTTCTCTACGACACGCAGCTCCTGCTGGAGACGTTGGAGAGGCTGGCGCGGGAGGATGACGCGCAGGGGCTGAAGGACTTCGGTGACGGGCTGCTGCCGCGGCTGGTAGCCGACGGCCAGGCACGCGCGTTTGCGCTGGCAGGCTACTGGCGCGACCTCGGCACGCTGCCGGCCTACTGGCAGGCACACATGGACCTGCTGGCGCCGCAGCCGCCGATCGTGCTCGACGATCCGGCCTGGCCGCTACGTACAGCCACGCCGCCACGCCTGCCAGCGCGCATTGCCGCCTCGGCGCGCATCGCCGACAGCCTGATCGCGCCCGGCTGCGAGATCCGCGGACAGGTGACGCGCTCGGTGCTGGCGCCGGGGGTGGTGGTAGCCCAGGGCGCGACGATCCACGAAGCGATTGTGCTGCGCGATGCGGTGATCGAAGCCGAGGCGCACATCGCGCGCGCGATCATCGACAGCGAAGCGTGCATCGGACGGGGAGCGCGCATCGGCGCGGCTAGCGCTGCGCCGCAACCGCTCGACGAAGCACAGCTCGCGCTGGTCGGTCGGCGGGCGCAGGTGCCGGCGGGCATGACGGTCGCCGCCGGACATGCGGTCGCTCCGGACACGCCCGCCGAGCGTTTTCGGGCCGCGCCGTTCGCCGACAGCCGGCCCGACTAG
- a CDS encoding MFS transporter, producing MVGLLRQRLYLAVVLGHASVDTLNSLGPVLLAVLAGPWQLSNAQIGLALTVYTFAGALSQPVFGWLADGLRGRMARLAGVAMLWMALCYLGVAFAPGWTVLLPCLWLAALGSGLFHPVATASAGAAHPTRLASATALFFFSGQAGLALGPTLAGVLLGSFGLPGIAPLAGLAVLPALLLLTAPPLAPLTPAGRRVAAARATLLAIAAFVALVALRSSIQAVYTAFLPKLFADRGWEGAAFGAITSAFLFAAAIGNLVAGLAADRYGMRLATLLPLLGSVPAGLLCLWAPSVPVAFVASALTGLLVGGQHSVLVAHAQRLIPVRQGLAAGLILGFTFASGGLGTWLTGVAADQIGLARAMQIVTLLSLPCAVLALSLPGREPAPEATPVAEAEAVPLASR from the coding sequence GTGGTAGGCTTGTTGCGGCAGCGCCTGTATCTGGCGGTGGTGTTGGGCCATGCCAGCGTCGATACGCTCAATAGTCTGGGTCCGGTGCTGCTGGCGGTGCTAGCCGGGCCGTGGCAGCTTTCCAATGCGCAGATCGGGCTGGCGCTGACGGTCTATACCTTTGCCGGGGCGCTATCGCAGCCGGTGTTCGGCTGGCTGGCCGACGGGCTGCGCGGGCGCATGGCGCGTCTGGCGGGGGTGGCCATGCTGTGGATGGCGCTGTGCTACCTGGGGGTGGCCTTCGCCCCCGGCTGGACGGTGTTGCTGCCCTGCCTGTGGCTGGCCGCGCTCGGTTCGGGGCTGTTCCATCCGGTGGCCACCGCCAGCGCCGGGGCGGCGCATCCGACGCGGCTGGCCAGCGCGACGGCATTGTTTTTCTTTAGTGGGCAGGCCGGCCTGGCGCTGGGGCCGACCCTGGCCGGGGTGCTGCTGGGCAGCTTCGGGCTGCCGGGGATCGCGCCACTGGCCGGGCTAGCCGTGCTGCCGGCGCTACTGCTGCTGACTGCGCCGCCGCTCGCGCCATTGACGCCGGCCGGCCGCCGCGTGGCTGCCGCGCGTGCCACGCTGCTGGCCATCGCCGCGTTTGTGGCGCTGGTCGCCCTGCGCTCGTCGATCCAGGCGGTGTACACTGCGTTTCTCCCCAAGCTCTTCGCCGATCGCGGCTGGGAGGGCGCGGCCTTTGGCGCCATCACCAGCGCCTTTTTGTTCGCCGCGGCGATCGGCAACCTGGTAGCCGGTCTGGCCGCCGACCGCTACGGCATGCGCCTGGCGACGCTGTTGCCGCTGCTCGGTTCGGTGCCGGCAGGGCTGCTCTGCCTGTGGGCGCCCTCGGTGCCGGTCGCCTTTGTTGCCTCGGCGCTGACCGGCCTGCTGGTGGGCGGGCAGCACAGCGTGCTGGTGGCGCACGCCCAGCGGCTGATTCCGGTGCGCCAGGGCCTGGCCGCCGGGCTGATCCTGGGGTTTACCTTTGCCAGCGGTGGGCTAGGCACGTGGCTGACCGGCGTGGCCGCCGACCAGATCGGGCTGGCGCGCGCCATGCAGATCGTGACGCTGCTGAGTCTGCCGTGCGCGGTGCTGGCGCTCAGCCTGCCCGGTCGCGAACCCGCGCCGGAGGCGACGCCCGTGGCCGAAGCCGAAGCCGTGCCGCTGGCCTCACGTTGA
- a CDS encoding SRPBCC family protein: MPIAEKTIIVSAPVEQVYRFWTQFERFPEFMENITSVTKTGERTSHWVAKGPLGSSVEWDAETTLLEENRRIAWNSRDSGDITTSGQVTFTELGTNQTQITVTLKYEPPAGKAGELVAKIFSDPQRQLEEDLERFKAVVNQQRTTTGRDPSAQQREMGSV; the protein is encoded by the coding sequence ATGCCGATCGCTGAAAAAACGATCATCGTCAGCGCGCCCGTGGAGCAGGTCTATCGCTTCTGGACGCAGTTCGAGCGCTTCCCGGAGTTCATGGAAAACATCACATCGGTGACCAAGACCGGCGAGCGCACTTCGCACTGGGTGGCCAAGGGACCGCTCGGCAGCAGCGTCGAGTGGGATGCCGAAACCACGCTGCTGGAAGAGAACCGGCGCATCGCCTGGAACAGCCGCGACAGCGGCGACATCACCACGTCGGGACAGGTCACGTTTACCGAGCTGGGCACTAACCAGACGCAGATCACCGTCACGCTCAAGTACGAGCCACCCGCCGGCAAGGCCGGCGAGCTGGTCGCCAAGATCTTCAGCGATCCGCAGCGCCAGCTTGAGGAAGATCTGGAGCGCTTCAAAGCGGTGGTCAATCAGCAGCGCACCACCACCGGGCGCGATCCGTCAGCCCAGCAGCGCGAGATGGGATCGGTCTGA
- a CDS encoding alpha/beta fold hydrolase, whose translation MQLHFQRYGSGEPLIVLHGLFGARSNWHSVSRELAERYQVIAVDQRNHGASPHAERMSYPEMAEDLRELLDRLELERAHLLGHSMGGKTAMQFALSYPQRTQRLIVVDIAPHAYPSHHDTILEALNALDLAAASSRADLDRQLARWIDDAALRQFLLTNITRDEQGRFAWRINLPAITRQYPNLLAAVDGPPFAGPTLFIRGERSDYITEAARPEIERLFPHARIVTVPGAGHWVHAEAPAEVVRLVREFLDSETA comes from the coding sequence ATGCAACTCCATTTCCAACGCTACGGCAGCGGTGAGCCGCTGATCGTGCTGCACGGGCTGTTTGGCGCGCGCAGCAACTGGCATAGCGTCAGTCGCGAGCTGGCCGAGCGCTACCAGGTGATCGCCGTCGATCAGCGCAACCATGGCGCGTCGCCGCACGCCGAGCGCATGAGCTACCCCGAGATGGCCGAGGACCTGCGCGAGCTGCTGGATCGGCTGGAGCTGGAGCGCGCCCATCTGCTTGGCCATTCGATGGGCGGCAAGACCGCGATGCAGTTCGCGCTGAGCTACCCGCAGCGCACCCAACGCCTGATCGTCGTCGATATCGCGCCACACGCCTATCCTTCGCACCACGACACGATCCTGGAAGCGCTCAACGCGCTCGACCTGGCCGCGGCGAGCAGTCGCGCCGATCTGGATCGCCAGCTTGCGCGCTGGATCGACGACGCGGCGCTACGGCAGTTTCTGCTGACCAACATCACGCGCGATGAGCAGGGCCGCTTCGCCTGGCGCATCAATCTGCCGGCGATCACGCGGCAGTATCCGAACCTGCTGGCGGCGGTGGATGGGCCGCCCTTCGCCGGACCCACGCTGTTTATCCGCGGCGAGCGGTCGGACTACATCACCGAGGCAGCGCGGCCCGAGATCGAGCGCCTGTTTCCCCATGCGCGCATCGTGACGGTTCCCGGCGCGGGCCACTGGGTGCATGCCGAAGCGCCCGCCGAGGTGGTGCGCCTGGTGCGCGAGTTTCTGGATTCCGAAACAGCCTGA
- a CDS encoding MFS transporter, with translation MRRTFSVILFLVMASIDNTVLAILPQVVPSVGAEFRVPDRLATLIVSLNLLVVALTGLVWGYRSDQSDRRRLLLIGTLAWALPVALVRWADSYPVFLALMLLAGLGLGCISTVGYSIITDLVPERRRGLLLGIWGLAQGIGSLLAGLLVGRLLEPQGWRAPLEVMALAGLSCSALALLAVSPAPGSADEALHTLHARGGEYPYRIRRADLPLVLGKASNRWLMAQGFLAQLAYGPLYLLVVLLTARLTAQGLPLERANSVAALFWTMLQLGGIISLLWGWLGDRLQQRNPRARALIAAYGFWLATPCYLALFWTPLPLEAPTGGSALALLLAQLRSSAWWWIAMLAATLAVAAQATNAPNWFALVSDVNLPEHRGTAFSLVTLANNLARALGTLLAGMTFDLLRRGLPEPFNYALGLSLFQLFFVPAGVCFWLAARSAPRDIAGVQATLRRRAAQAGV, from the coding sequence ATGCGGCGCACCTTCAGTGTCATCTTGTTTCTGGTAATGGCCAGCATCGACAACACCGTGCTGGCGATCCTGCCGCAGGTCGTGCCGAGCGTGGGCGCCGAGTTTCGCGTGCCCGATCGTCTGGCGACGCTGATCGTCAGCCTCAATCTGCTGGTCGTAGCGCTGACCGGCCTGGTGTGGGGCTACCGCAGCGATCAGAGCGACCGGCGCCGGCTGCTGCTGATCGGCACGCTGGCCTGGGCCCTGCCCGTGGCGCTGGTGCGCTGGGCCGACAGCTACCCCGTCTTTCTGGCGCTGATGCTGCTGGCCGGGCTGGGCCTGGGCTGCATCTCGACGGTAGGCTATAGCATCATCACCGACCTGGTGCCGGAGCGCCGGCGCGGCCTGCTGCTGGGCATCTGGGGCCTGGCGCAGGGCATCGGCTCGTTGCTGGCCGGCCTGCTGGTTGGCCGCCTGCTAGAGCCGCAGGGCTGGCGCGCGCCGCTGGAGGTCATGGCGCTGGCCGGACTGAGCTGTAGCGCTCTGGCGCTGCTGGCAGTCTCACCCGCACCGGGCAGCGCCGACGAGGCCTTGCACACGCTGCACGCCCGTGGCGGCGAGTATCCTTACCGCATTCGCCGCGCAGACCTGCCGCTGGTGCTGGGCAAAGCCAGCAACCGCTGGCTGATGGCGCAGGGCTTTCTGGCGCAGCTGGCCTACGGCCCGCTCTACCTGCTGGTGGTGTTGCTGACCGCGCGCCTCACGGCGCAGGGCCTGCCGCTGGAGCGTGCCAACAGCGTAGCGGCACTGTTCTGGACCATGCTGCAACTGGGCGGCATTATCTCGCTGCTATGGGGCTGGCTCGGCGACCGGCTCCAGCAGCGCAACCCGCGCGCGCGCGCGCTGATCGCGGCCTACGGCTTCTGGCTGGCCACGCCCTGCTACCTGGCCCTGTTCTGGACGCCCCTGCCGCTGGAAGCGCCCACTGGTGGCTCAGCGCTGGCGCTGCTGCTGGCGCAGTTGCGCAGCAGCGCCTGGTGGTGGATCGCCATGCTGGCCGCAACCCTGGCCGTTGCAGCGCAGGCCACCAACGCGCCCAACTGGTTCGCGCTGGTGTCGGATGTCAATCTGCCCGAACATCGCGGCACGGCCTTCAGCCTGGTGACGCTGGCCAACAACCTGGCGCGCGCGCTGGGCACGCTGCTGGCGGGCATGACCTTTGATCTGCTGCGGCGCGGCCTGCCGGAGCCGTTCAACTACGCCCTGGGTCTAAGCCTGTTCCAGCTCTTCTTCGTGCCGGCAGGAGTGTGCTTCTGGTTGGCGGCACGCAGCGCGCCACGCGATATTGCCGGCGTGCAGGCCACGCTGCGGCGTCGCGCCGCCCAGGCCGGCGTGTGA
- a CDS encoding 2-oxoacid:ferredoxin oxidoreductase subunit beta: MATAVKPGGAAAPKPSVNRIGLTKPDYRGLPSTLCAGCGHDSIASQIIQSAFELALQPHMVIKLSGIGCSSKSPAYFLSRSHGINAVHGRMPSVATGAMLAHRHMLAIGVSGDGDTGSIGLGQFKHLVRRNVPMVYIIENNGVYGLTKGQFSATADLGQTLKYAGTNELMPIDLCLEALIAECGFVARSFAGDAKQVRELLKAAMSYRGTAVLDIISPCVTFNNHPESTKSYPYGKEHEEILQDIHFVPAYEEIQIEQEEGTVQEVKLHDGPTILLRKLRSRPGGGSDANGKYHDPTDKEAAIRLLLEARERQELITGLIYINESRPTFLDIQRLPDEPLARLPEAKLRSSPERLAAVMQEFA; the protein is encoded by the coding sequence ATGGCGACTGCTGTCAAACCCGGAGGAGCTGCGGCTCCCAAGCCAAGCGTGAATCGCATCGGGCTGACCAAGCCCGACTACCGTGGCCTGCCCTCCACGCTCTGCGCCGGCTGTGGCCACGACTCGATCGCCAGCCAGATCATTCAGTCGGCCTTTGAGCTGGCGCTGCAGCCGCACATGGTGATCAAGCTCAGCGGCATCGGCTGCTCGTCCAAATCGCCGGCCTACTTTCTGAGCCGTTCGCACGGCATCAACGCGGTGCACGGGCGCATGCCCTCGGTCGCCACCGGCGCGATGTTGGCCCATCGCCACATGCTGGCGATCGGCGTCTCCGGCGATGGCGATACCGGCTCGATCGGCTTGGGGCAGTTCAAGCACCTGGTGCGCCGCAACGTGCCGATGGTCTATATCATCGAAAACAACGGCGTGTATGGTCTGACCAAGGGCCAGTTCTCAGCCACCGCCGACCTGGGTCAGACGCTCAAGTACGCCGGCACCAACGAATTGATGCCGATCGACCTGTGCCTGGAGGCGCTCATCGCCGAGTGCGGCTTCGTGGCGCGCAGCTTTGCCGGCGATGCCAAACAGGTGCGCGAGTTGCTCAAGGCGGCTATGAGCTACCGCGGCACCGCCGTGCTCGACATCATCAGCCCGTGCGTCACCTTCAACAACCATCCTGAGTCGACCAAGAGCTATCCCTACGGCAAGGAGCACGAGGAGATCCTGCAGGACATCCACTTCGTGCCGGCCTACGAGGAGATCCAGATCGAACAGGAGGAGGGCACGGTCCAGGAGGTCAAGCTGCACGACGGACCGACGATCCTGCTGCGCAAGCTGCGCTCGCGGCCCGGTGGCGGCAGCGATGCCAACGGCAAATACCACGATCCGACCGACAAGGAGGCGGCCATCCGCCTGCTGCTGGAGGCCCGCGAGCGGCAGGAGCTGATCACCGGCCTGATCTACATCAACGAGTCGCGGCCAACCTTTCTCGATATTCAGCGCCTGCCGGACGAGCCGCTGGCGCGCCTGCCGGAGGCCAAGCTGCGCTCCTCGCCGGAGCGTCTGGCCGCAGTGATGCAGGAGTTCGCCTAG